The Rhodothermales bacterium genome includes a window with the following:
- a CDS encoding ATP-binding cassette domain-containing protein, protein MKIEVHRLKKHYSDHFALDVPALSIERGQSFGLVGNNGAGKTTLLRLLLDLLPADDGEVLIDDEPVALAEEWKRHVGSYLDSSFLLDYLSPLEFLSFIGSVYGLSRPEILERLAPFTPFLPPG, encoded by the coding sequence ATGAAGATTGAGGTCCACCGGCTCAAGAAACATTACAGCGACCATTTTGCGCTCGATGTGCCGGCCCTGTCGATCGAGCGCGGGCAGTCGTTTGGCCTCGTCGGCAACAACGGCGCCGGCAAGACGACGCTCCTTCGCCTCTTGCTGGATCTGCTGCCGGCCGACGACGGCGAGGTCCTCATCGACGACGAACCGGTCGCCCTGGCGGAAGAATGGAAGCGCCACGTCGGCAGTTATCTGGACAGCTCCTTCCTGCTCGACTACCTCTCGCCGCTCGAATTCCTGTCCTTCATCGGCAGCGTCTACGGCCTCTCCCGGCCTGAAATCCTCGAACGCCTCGCCCCCTTCACGCCCTTTCTCCCCCCCGGCG
- a CDS encoding DUF5687 family protein, whose product MFHPAPPTMAVYRHLLAHHWKSFTRSLSRRNRWLTVLAGGMVMLYVTVLLGGMGFFFKEVFRGTPAGIDSVSFLNQHLIEVLLGMFSMRFFLQQGPRMKIRPYLHLPIPRKSLVRFYQLFSLLSFHNVIPYLFVLPFWLRYFIAGGYELRGSLTWLAGFTLFLFLSHFAINLLRTVLSRNSLHFLIAISAMASLLVIDQVIQTHFVSLMSFVLFGQLAAGNLYFLGLIAACTVSIFLYSSAVIRQNLRSTPEANGSPRVLRRAIFFGPKRGQVMNLIMLELRMIWRNKRPKHYFLLSVVFALAYISLMLADTDMFQSEAINAVIGLFASGTFALNYGQLMFAWESIYFDGFLARSIRPEEMVLAKLMILQGSCLLFFLISLPLFIWLNPDLLLLHVTFLFYNAGVTSVLMLALAVRNQHRVDIARSGSFFNYEGFSLSHWLWIVPTVLPPAITLFLLQNIRWTALLFIGGVGVASLVFSRKWSEYFTQQLLSRKYQMAMGFRKYED is encoded by the coding sequence ATGTTCCATCCCGCCCCGCCGACGATGGCGGTGTATCGTCATCTGCTTGCCCATCATTGGAAGAGCTTCACGCGATCGCTGAGCCGGCGTAATCGGTGGTTGACGGTGCTGGCCGGCGGGATGGTAATGCTGTACGTGACGGTACTGCTCGGCGGGATGGGCTTCTTTTTCAAGGAAGTCTTTCGGGGCACGCCGGCGGGGATCGACTCCGTCAGCTTCCTCAACCAGCACCTGATCGAAGTGTTGTTGGGGATGTTTTCGATGCGATTTTTCCTGCAACAGGGGCCACGGATGAAGATTCGTCCCTACTTGCATCTGCCCATTCCGCGTAAAAGCCTCGTCCGCTTCTACCAGCTGTTTTCGCTTCTCAGCTTCCACAACGTCATCCCCTACCTGTTCGTTCTACCGTTCTGGCTGCGGTATTTCATTGCCGGCGGCTACGAGCTGCGTGGGTCGCTGACGTGGTTGGCCGGCTTTACGCTGTTTCTCTTCCTCTCCCACTTCGCCATCAACCTGCTGCGGACGGTCCTCAGCCGCAACTCGCTCCACTTTCTGATCGCCATCTCCGCGATGGCCTCGTTGCTGGTGATCGACCAGGTGATTCAGACCCACTTCGTGAGCCTGATGTCGTTTGTGTTGTTCGGGCAACTCGCGGCAGGCAACCTGTATTTTCTGGGCTTGATCGCGGCATGCACCGTCAGCATCTTCTTGTATTCCAGCGCTGTCATCCGTCAGAACCTTCGTTCGACGCCCGAGGCGAACGGCAGCCCGCGCGTCCTGCGGAGGGCGATTTTTTTTGGACCGAAACGCGGCCAGGTCATGAACCTCATCATGCTCGAATTACGCATGATCTGGCGCAACAAGCGCCCGAAACACTATTTCCTGCTCAGCGTCGTCTTTGCGCTGGCCTATATCTCGCTGATGCTGGCGGATACCGACATGTTTCAGAGCGAAGCCATCAATGCGGTGATCGGATTGTTCGCCTCGGGCACGTTCGCGCTCAACTACGGCCAGCTGATGTTTGCGTGGGAGAGCATCTATTTCGACGGCTTCCTGGCGCGGTCGATCCGTCCAGAGGAGATGGTGCTGGCGAAGTTGATGATCCTCCAGGGCTCGTGTTTACTGTTTTTCTTGATCAGCCTGCCGCTGTTCATCTGGCTGAACCCGGATCTGCTGCTGTTGCACGTGACGTTCCTGTTTTACAACGCCGGCGTCACCAGCGTACTCATGCTCGCGCTGGCGGTCCGCAACCAGCACCGGGTGGATATCGCGCGGAGCGGAAGCTTTTTTAATTATGAGGGGTTCTCTCTCTCCCACTGGCTCTGGATCGTCCCAACCGTCCTGCCGCCGGCCATCACCCTGTTTCTGCTGCAGAACATCCGCTGGACGGCGCTGCTGTTCATCGGGGGCGTAGGCGTGGCCAGCCTCGTGTTTTCCAGGAAATGGAGCGAATACTTCACCCAACAACTCCTCAGCCGAAAATATCAGATGGCGATGGGGTTCAGGAAATATGAAGATTGA
- a CDS encoding glutamate--tRNA ligase family protein — MTLSATGGEVGFVDRVFGIVRETVADAVGDIVLRRRGGYYAYQLAVVVDDLLMGITEVVRGADLLWSTPRQIQLIEALGGTPPAYAHVPLMLNADGQKLSKRNAGLTLASLRDAGARPEQVVGYLAYSLGLLPAPRPATAVELIPLFDWGMIRPEDWVLPAEFM; from the coding sequence ATGACGCTCTCCGCAACCGGAGGCGAAGTGGGGTTTGTGGATCGGGTGTTCGGGATCGTGCGCGAAACCGTGGCCGATGCCGTGGGGGACATCGTCCTCCGCCGGCGAGGTGGCTACTATGCGTACCAGCTCGCCGTCGTGGTGGACGATCTGTTGATGGGCATCACGGAGGTCGTCCGCGGCGCTGACCTCCTCTGGTCCACCCCCCGTCAGATACAGCTCATCGAGGCCCTCGGCGGCACGCCGCCGGCCTACGCGCACGTCCCGCTGATGCTCAACGCAGACGGCCAGAAGCTCTCCAAACGCAACGCCGGCCTCACGCTCGCTTCCCTGCGCGATGCCGGCGCGCGGCCCGAACAGGTCGTGGGGTATCTGGCATACTCCCTGGGGCTACTGCCCGCGCCCCGGCCGGCGACGGCGGTTGAGCTGATCCCGCTGTTCGATTGGGGGATGATCCGCCCCGAGGATTGGGTGTTGCCGGCGGAATTCATGTAG